The following proteins come from a genomic window of Methanomassiliicoccales archaeon:
- a CDS encoding YgeY family selenium metabolism-linked hydrolase has protein sequence MRLSVQQREELIGIVQELIRRPSYSGEEEKVAKFIKQTMEELGYDEAWIDEYGNVIGKISGKGNGKSVVFEGHMDTVVVDNPEDWTHDPFGAEIVNGKIYGRGTSDMKGALGTMIYAASLIPKEKMNGNVYVVGVVMEEIFEGIAFGKVLDKIPADYVVLGESTNLNINIGQRGRAEIVVKTKGKPAHSSNPQLGVNAVYNMIPLIERIRNLKLPSHEFLGDAIIELTDIISKPYPGASVVPYECRATFDRRLIVGETEESVLKPIKDIIAELREQIHNFDAEVEIASGEAKTYTGKLIKAKRFFPAWLLDRNHELAQKSLQAVNSLGIPAKFSKYSFCTDGSQSAGVRGIPTIGYGPSTESLAHVIDEYIEIEHLVKAAEGYIAIGEALLR, from the coding sequence ATGAGACTTTCCGTCCAACAAAGAGAAGAGCTGATTGGCATTGTTCAAGAACTTATCAGAAGACCCAGCTACTCGGGAGAGGAGGAGAAAGTCGCAAAGTTCATTAAACAGACCATGGAAGAGCTGGGTTATGATGAGGCGTGGATTGATGAGTATGGCAACGTAATAGGCAAGATAAGCGGAAAGGGAAACGGCAAGTCTGTTGTCTTTGAAGGCCACATGGACACAGTAGTTGTGGATAATCCCGAAGACTGGACACACGACCCGTTTGGAGCAGAAATTGTGAATGGAAAAATTTACGGGAGGGGAACCTCCGACATGAAGGGTGCCTTGGGCACAATGATTTACGCGGCAAGCTTGATCCCTAAAGAAAAGATGAATGGGAATGTTTATGTTGTCGGTGTCGTTATGGAGGAGATATTTGAAGGAATCGCCTTTGGAAAAGTCCTGGACAAAATACCCGCCGATTATGTAGTTCTGGGAGAGTCCACTAACCTCAACATTAACATAGGTCAGAGGGGAAGAGCAGAAATAGTTGTGAAAACGAAAGGGAAGCCTGCCCACTCATCAAACCCACAACTCGGAGTTAATGCCGTTTACAATATGATCCCTCTGATAGAAAGAATAAGAAATCTCAAATTGCCCTCTCACGAGTTTCTAGGGGATGCAATAATTGAACTTACAGACATAATCTCAAAGCCGTATCCTGGAGCTTCAGTAGTCCCGTATGAATGCAGGGCCACCTTTGACAGGAGACTGATAGTGGGAGAAACCGAAGAGAGCGTCCTAAAGCCGATAAAGGACATCATAGCAGAGCTCAGGGAGCAAATACATAACTTTGATGCCGAAGTTGAGATTGCAAGTGGAGAAGCCAAAACCTATACAGGAAAGCTGATCAAAGCCAAGCGCTTTTTCCCGGCCTGGCTATTAGACAGGAACCATGAACTCGCTCAAAAATCTCTGCAGGCAGTAAACAGCCTCGGCATCCCAGCAAAATTCTCTAAGTACTCCTTCTGCACTGACGGAAGCCAGAGTGCAGGAGTTAGGGGTATTCCAACAATTGGATATGGTCCTTCGACTGAGAGTCTGGCCCACGTAATTGACGAATATATTGAAATTGAACACCTTGTTAAGGCCGCAGAGGGCTACATCGCAATAGGTGAAGCCCTTCTGCGCTGA
- a CDS encoding cysteine synthase family protein produces the protein MGGKVAKNSVELIGDTPIVRLSNIDRDYPFEIWAKCEFMNPTGSVKDRMAYYMIKEAEKQGKLKPGMTIVIATTGNTGIAFSAWGSYFGYDVLIVMPEEMSYERKLLDMLFGAKLVYTPGGESDAMGALEYSKKLEQENPDKYLALDQWDDEANFRAHYETTGREIIEQLGAETIRGFVAGVGSGGTLVGVAKRLKEANPRIITAGMEPAECPTAEGWFKEGKLGPWGRHEVEGIGDGFVPSLVQKYRQYIDDWVTVSSEEAIEMARKIARKEALPVGISSGANVLAAIRLAEKHGFGEGDRVVTVLPDYAARYFSTRLFLKRRLTTEEHRKMLELARED, from the coding sequence ATGGGAGGAAAGGTGGCGAAAAACTCGGTTGAGCTTATTGGGGATACCCCAATTGTAAGACTATCCAATATAGACCGTGATTATCCCTTCGAGATTTGGGCGAAGTGTGAGTTTATGAACCCAACTGGGAGTGTAAAGGACAGAATGGCCTACTACATGATAAAAGAGGCTGAAAAACAGGGAAAATTAAAGCCTGGAATGACGATAGTGATAGCAACAACTGGGAACACCGGAATAGCCTTCTCAGCCTGGGGTTCCTACTTTGGGTATGACGTTTTGATAGTAATGCCGGAGGAGATGAGCTATGAGAGAAAGCTCCTAGACATGCTCTTTGGGGCCAAGCTCGTCTACACTCCAGGAGGAGAAAGTGACGCTATGGGTGCGCTGGAGTATTCCAAGAAACTCGAACAGGAGAATCCTGATAAGTATCTGGCTTTGGATCAATGGGATGATGAAGCAAACTTTAGGGCTCATTATGAGACCACGGGAAGGGAGATAATTGAACAGCTCGGAGCGGAAACTATCAGGGGTTTTGTGGCTGGAGTAGGCTCCGGCGGTACCCTGGTTGGAGTCGCAAAGAGGCTGAAGGAGGCTAATCCGAGGATTATTACGGCTGGAATGGAGCCGGCGGAGTGCCCAACTGCGGAAGGATGGTTCAAGGAAGGAAAACTCGGCCCATGGGGCAGACATGAGGTTGAGGGTATTGGTGACGGGTTTGTCCCAAGCCTTGTTCAGAAGTACAGGCAATATATAGATGACTGGGTCACGGTGAGCAGTGAGGAAGCTATTGAGATGGCAAGAAAGATAGCCAGAAAGGAAGCTTTACCAGTTGGCATATCAAGTGGGGCCAACGTTCTGGCCGCGATAAGGCTTGCAGAAAAACATGGATTCGGAGAAGGCGATAGGGTCGTCACGGTTCTACCAGACTACGCCGCGAGATACTTCAGCACGAGGCTCTTCCTCAAGAGGAGGCTGACCACAGAGGAGCACAGAAAGATGCTCGAGCTCGCTAGGGAAGATTAA
- the arcC gene encoding carbamate kinase, with protein sequence MKRVVIALGGNAILQRGQKGTYEEQMENVRRTAKQIADIILDGDYEVVITHGNGPQVGALLLQMDAGQQVYGIPSQPMDVAGAMTQGQIGYMIGQALINELRKRGVEKPVATIVTQTIVDKNDPAFQNPSKPVGPFYDEDTAKRLAKEKGWTVIEDAGRGWRRVVPSPDPKGHVEAPVIVDLVEKGFIVIASGGGGVPVIEENGELKGVEAVIDKDLAGEKLAEEVNADIFMILTDVNGAALNYEKPDEKWLGKVTVDELKRYYEEGHFKKGSMGPKVLAAIRFVEWGGERAIIASLDRAVEALEGKTGTQVMR encoded by the coding sequence ATGAAGAGGGTTGTCATAGCTCTGGGCGGGAACGCCATACTCCAGCGAGGTCAGAAGGGTACTTATGAGGAGCAGATGGAGAACGTGAGAAGGACTGCCAAGCAGATCGCTGACATAATCCTTGACGGCGATTATGAGGTAGTTATCACCCACGGGAACGGCCCGCAGGTTGGGGCACTCCTTCTACAGATGGATGCCGGTCAGCAGGTCTATGGAATCCCATCCCAGCCGATGGACGTCGCTGGAGCAATGACCCAGGGGCAGATAGGCTACATGATTGGTCAGGCTCTGATAAACGAGCTGAGGAAGAGGGGGGTTGAGAAGCCCGTTGCAACAATCGTCACTCAAACTATCGTTGACAAGAACGACCCAGCTTTCCAGAACCCGAGCAAACCGGTTGGACCGTTCTACGACGAGGATACAGCCAAGAGGCTCGCAAAGGAAAAGGGCTGGACAGTTATAGAAGACGCCGGAAGGGGGTGGAGAAGGGTTGTTCCGAGCCCTGACCCGAAGGGTCACGTAGAGGCTCCGGTTATCGTTGACCTCGTCGAGAAGGGCTTCATCGTCATAGCGAGCGGCGGCGGTGGAGTTCCGGTGATTGAGGAAAATGGAGAGCTTAAGGGCGTTGAGGCAGTCATAGACAAGGACCTGGCCGGAGAGAAACTCGCGGAAGAGGTTAATGCTGACATCTTCATGATACTAACTGACGTGAACGGTGCCGCCCTGAACTACGAAAAGCCCGACGAGAAGTGGCTTGGAAAGGTAACGGTGGACGAGCTGAAGCGCTATTATGAAGAGGGACACTTCAAGAAGGGCAGCATGGGCCCAAAGGTTCTTGCTGCCATAAGGTTCGTTGAGTGGGGCGGTGAAAGAGCCATAATAGCCTCCCTCGACAGAGCGGTTGAAGCGCTCGAGGGAAAGACGGGAACTCAGGTTATGAGGTGA
- a CDS encoding threonine synthase, whose product MYVEKLVCSKCKREYPPDSIYFSCPECEERVDIVYDYSKISEVFSKEDLKRRKPGVWKYKELLPISDPSKIVSLGEGGTPLIKSKRLAEKLGLKNLYIKDETRNPTGSFKDRPIVVGISKANEFGLRNVVTASSGNAAAALAAYSARLGFRCVAFVPEEAPDEKIAQLRLYGATVVRVKKRDELGDPTVKMMELAYKSFGWVPIPSFGKFNPYQMEGPKTVAYEILEDLNYQVPDWVFIPVGGGGLFAGNYRGFKEFEILDFVEGIPGLVAVQAEGCAPLVVAWKKQKPIETWENPKTVAGGLADPYTWDGDLVLKGIKETRGFAEAVSDDLILKAQKLLARYEGIFVEPSGAASLAGLLEALDAGKIDGEDLVIIEATGTGFKDLKVISSYLTGVPTIYPSLESLKQLFKTS is encoded by the coding sequence ATGTACGTGGAGAAGCTCGTTTGCTCCAAATGCAAGAGGGAGTACCCTCCGGATTCCATATACTTTAGCTGCCCCGAGTGTGAGGAGAGAGTGGACATAGTCTACGACTATTCCAAAATATCGGAGGTTTTCTCCAAAGAAGACCTCAAAAGAAGGAAACCAGGAGTCTGGAAGTATAAGGAATTGCTTCCGATTTCAGATCCATCAAAGATCGTTTCACTGGGAGAGGGAGGAACCCCCCTCATAAAGTCCAAAAGACTTGCTGAGAAACTTGGGCTGAAAAACCTTTACATAAAGGACGAAACAAGAAACCCCACGGGCAGCTTTAAGGACCGGCCTATTGTGGTGGGCATTAGTAAGGCAAATGAATTTGGGCTACGGAACGTTGTTACAGCATCAAGTGGAAACGCAGCAGCTGCGTTGGCAGCATATAGCGCTAGGCTTGGCTTTAGATGTGTGGCTTTTGTGCCAGAGGAGGCTCCAGATGAGAAAATTGCACAGCTGAGGTTGTATGGGGCAACCGTGGTAAGGGTTAAGAAGAGGGATGAACTGGGAGATCCTACAGTCAAGATGATGGAGCTTGCATACAAAAGCTTTGGGTGGGTCCCGATTCCAAGCTTCGGGAAGTTCAACCCCTATCAAATGGAGGGTCCAAAGACAGTAGCCTACGAGATTTTGGAAGACCTTAATTATCAGGTCCCAGACTGGGTATTCATCCCGGTTGGGGGTGGAGGTCTTTTTGCGGGGAACTACAGGGGCTTTAAAGAGTTTGAGATTCTGGACTTTGTGGAGGGGATTCCAGGGTTAGTGGCAGTTCAGGCGGAAGGTTGCGCCCCCCTTGTGGTGGCATGGAAAAAACAAAAACCGATTGAAACCTGGGAGAATCCCAAGACTGTGGCGGGAGGTCTGGCGGACCCATACACGTGGGACGGGGACCTGGTGCTGAAGGGGATAAAAGAGACTAGAGGGTTTGCTGAAGCAGTAAGTGATGATCTAATCCTGAAAGCTCAAAAACTCCTCGCAAGATACGAAGGGATATTCGTGGAGCCCAGTGGAGCGGCTTCCCTGGCCGGCTTACTAGAAGCCCTCGATGCAGGAAAGATTGATGGGGAAGACTTAGTAATCATAGAGGCTACAGGAACAGGGTTTAAGGACTTAAAAGTGATCTCCAGCTATTTAACTGGGGTACCCACGATATATCCGTCGCTTGAGTCATTGAAGCAGCTTTTTAAAACTTCTTAA